The Thermodesulfovibrio sp. 3462-1 genome contains the following window.
AAACTTTCAAAATCAACTTCAGGAACTCCAAGTTCGTTAATCAGATAATCTCTGAGTTCTCGTGTTTTATCATAGGTTATATTTGTATCTAACCAGCATTTTTTAGAAAATAATTTCTGAAGATCGCTGCTGTTTAAAAACTCGGTTAATTCTTTACCACGTGCTAATAAAGCGTCGCTTGCTTTAGTGTATGTCCCATCAAAAGAAGGTAAAAGTTCCTCTGATTGTAACTTTGCTTTTACTTTATTATAAATAACTGCGTAAATGTATTCTGCTTCTTTATGCTCTGGATCAATAGGCAAAATATTTAAAAAATTAACATCAAGATAACCTAAATTCTTGATTACTAATAAGCTTTCAGCAACAAGATTTCCGATTTCTTCCACTATCGCCTTATTTTGTTCATCTTCTAAAGGGATGTTTTCCCTATTCGGGGTTGTTCTTAATGGACCTTGAATAAGAAAATTAAGAAAGGTGACTTTCTCGGTAGGGAAAAATACAAAAAGTTTTGAATTTAGTTCTGGAACGATTATCTCTTTATTATTTTCATCTTTGTCCAGTTTATATGCTACTTCAACCCATAATTCTTTATCCTCTATGTTTATTGGTTTTCTAAAAACCAAATATTCCTCGGTAATACTTGATGACACTATTGTTACTCTCTTTATATTTTTGTCCCCATGTATATTTTTACTTTCTTTTAAATAGTGCCCGGAAGAAGATGGGGTTTCCCATTTAATTTCATTGATATTCTTTAAAAACAATAATGTTTTTAAATCTAACTCCTCAAGTTTTTTCTTCGTAAGATTGAAAATTTCTTCAGGTGACCGATATTTATGATTAAAAGGCAAACGAATTAACGTTTTGTCTATCTTTTCGTTGGAATTTATCTCAACTGGAACTACAAAATCTTCAATTTTTATTTTATATTCCCCAGAAAAAATATAAGGCGTTTGAGTAATTGCAAAAACTGACTTGAACCCAACCCCAAATTTACCAATTGCATTTAGGTCTTCTTTCTTTTTAGAAATGCCAATTCCTGTGACTCCGTCAATATCCTCCAGATCAAAATCTTTACCATTATGATAAAACTCAAATTTATCTTTAAAAAGTTTGATAATTACCTCAGTTGCTCCTTCATCTTCGGCATTTTGTAATAATTCATAAATAAAATGAGAAGGATCGGCATATAATCCCGCCAGAATACTATCAAAATCAAAATTGTTTTCTTTTGAAGAATTTACCCATTGTTTTCGTTTGTTTATGAGGTCTTTTAATTCCATTTATAACCCCTTTAACATTTTCTCTACTTTCTGAAAAAATTTATTTTTATCAAACTCTCTCCATTCCAGCATTCTTTCTGCTCTAGGTATTGCCCATCTCTCTTTCCAATAATCAACTAACTTGTCAAAAGGACGATCTACCCAAATAGGTTTTTCGCTATAATGGATAATTTCTTTTAAATTCTTGACTAGTGGAAATAGATAAAATTCTCGTTTAATTCCATGGTATTCAAATTTAGGTAACCCGAGACATTTTAGCCCCAGGCTTATCAATTTAAGTTTTCTTGACGGACCGTGTCCGTATCCCCTGGTGACATCAATACCCTTCTGGGATAAAAAGCTTAAAATTTCTTGATATAATTCTTCTGGAATATGAAATGTGCCTGAACCCTGAGTATAACCTAAAGACATTGCTACCGTCTCTCCATTGTATTTTAAGCGGTTATACAGGCTACTTTTACCAAATGCACTCGTGGTGGTAATAAATAAGAGTTCAGGTTTTAATTTTCTCCCTTTAATGATTGATATATAATTCCTGTATTTCCTCTTATAAGCTTCTCTTATTTCATTGCAGGTTAAAGCAAGAGCAACCATTTTTCCACCCAGTATCTCATTATAAGGAGGTAGAGCACCAACTCGTTGTGCCTGCATAGACATATTTATCCAGATATCTAACTCGTCCTTTGGTATATCCAGGTAATTATCCCGGACTGACATCTTTAGCACAGGGCTTTGTAAACAAATCAAACCAAAAGGTGCATCATGTGTTTTATCCCATAACAAAAATCTCATCTGGCGACCGTAGGAGCGTTGAAACGGAATACTCCACCATACTAAATTCCACCAGCGGAATAAGATTTCTTCAAGAGAACCTGATTGAACCTCTCTTAATTCTAAGGAAATCTCCTCAGGTATAATTTCAGAACCATTTTTACAATAATTTTTCACTTTCTTTATAGAATCTATCAAAAAATTTCTATGCAAAGATAGTTGCTCGAACCTTGCCTTTTGCTGAATCCGACGAAATGTTGTTTTATTATATTCAGCTGGTCTCACGTGGGGATTTATTTTAAACCCTTGTTCTTTTAAGACTTTGATAATTTTTTTCTTAATTTCTATTTCAGAAGAATTTAATTTTGTTTTCATTTCTTTCCCTTAAATTCCTGAATACGCTCGCCCATCTGACCCACTACTTTAGGTCGTGTTCCCTGTGCATTATTTAAATCTTGAAAAATATTCATCTATTTCTGGCCTCAATTCTATTCCTACCCTTTCAAAACAATTCAAAAGTTCTTCATAAGCACCTTCTCCTCCAAGAAAATCCCAAAACTCCTTTGCTACCTTTAATTCATTTTCTAAATCCAACATCCCTTTCAGTGTCCATCTTTCATAAGGTTTAGGCTCATAAGGATTATAAGGAATGGCAATGTAAGAATGGACATTTGCATCTGGGTATTTTAATAAATAGATTGCTACCCATTCTAAAAGTGTCTTCTTAAAATCTTTGAAATTGCCAATATTCGGCTTGGCTGTTTTTAAATCAAATAAATGTATTGCTCCATCATTAGTTTTTACACATAAATCTACTTTTACAGTCTTTAGCTTATTTATTTTACCCATAGTAGCCACTTTTCTTATTCTTTCAATTTCTTCCATTTTAT
Protein-coding sequences here:
- a CDS encoding Druantia anti-phage system protein DruA, which codes for MKTKLNSSEIEIKKKIIKVLKEQGFKINPHVRPAEYNKTTFRRIQQKARFEQLSLHRNFLIDSIKKVKNYCKNGSEIIPEEISLELREVQSGSLEEILFRWWNLVWWSIPFQRSYGRQMRFLLWDKTHDAPFGLICLQSPVLKMSVRDNYLDIPKDELDIWINMSMQAQRVGALPPYNEILGGKMVALALTCNEIREAYKRKYRNYISIIKGRKLKPELLFITTTSAFGKSSLYNRLKYNGETVAMSLGYTQGSGTFHIPEELYQEILSFLSQKGIDVTRGYGHGPSRKLKLISLGLKCLGLPKFEYHGIKREFYLFPLVKNLKEIIHYSEKPIWVDRPFDKLVDYWKERWAIPRAERMLEWREFDKNKFFQKVEKMLKGL
- a CDS encoding MjaI family restriction endonuclease, translating into MNIFQDLNNAQGTRPKVVGQMGERIQEFKGKK
- a CDS encoding TdeIII family type II restriction endonuclease; this encodes MPLPQEQIKKIENTIRESLRNKLLTYKPETSNMPFHYRLLGRDRMALFSFIHSLNTTFGTSIFEPVAETLASLRFPTAQKQFEVGNEITEQAQIEIQHIMNDLTIGRNPNKMEEIERIRKVATMGKINKLKTVKVDLCVKTNDGAIHLFDLKTAKPNIGNFKDFKKTLLEWVAIYLLKYPDANVHSYIAIPYNPYEPKPYERWTLKGMLDLENELKVAKEFWDFLGGEGAYEELLNCFERVGIELRPEIDEYFSRFK